The following is a genomic window from Patagioenas fasciata isolate bPatFas1 chromosome 1, bPatFas1.hap1, whole genome shotgun sequence.
TGCCACCACCCCATCcactgcacacaaacacacaagattgttGATTCAGGTGCCCTAAAGTGAAAGGACAGTTGAGATCATTTTGATAGGTGAATATCGTATTTTTCTTAATGTTTGGGCTAGTTCTTGTTTGCTTACCTACCCAGGGCAATCTGGCTTTGACGTCAATTTGTCAAAGCTTCCTCTGAAACCACGGTTCTCATGCATTTAGATGCCCATGTACCAGTATCAGCTTTCCTTTGCAGTGCTTTGATGAATCGTTTTTCTTTTCGTCCCAATAATCAGTACTTATTGTTATGttattatgtattatatatattatgTTATTCCTCTTCTCCTGCACTGCACCCTGACCATTGAACACTCTTTGAATTTCTTCACCTTTCCTGTCTAAGCCACCAAATGCAGTTAAGAGCAACGTAGCAGATCACATGTTCCCATTCTTCTATGGCCTTGATCGCTGCCTGGGGTATTCCTTAGTAACCAAATTATCTTTCTAGAAAACAGCACTTGTCTGGCTCCTGGGTACTGAAATATTCTTCACATCACTGAAGTTTATAAGGTGTTTTGCAGATGGTTCTGTAGAAATGTCAAGTACTGGTTGGTATTCATGAAAAACAGGCTGTTGCCTAAGCCATTAAAACTAAGAATGTGTTCTTGCAGGGACCAAGATGTCTTCACCAAATGATGTCAGTATGGAAGATGATGACCGAGACAGCATAGAATACAAGATCCTAATGGCCTATGCCCAGCGGCGGTTGTCTGTTAGTAAATATGAGAAACTTCTGAAAAATGAGGCTAATGTACGGAAATCACCGTCCTTAATCAGCAGAGAAGTGCAGATTGACCATCCAAGGGATAAAGATGGACCAAGCCAAAGAATAATAAATTTTCGGAGTCCCATGATGGAAATGCAGAGCAAAACGCAATTGAAAGGAAAATCCTTGCCACTATAtggtggcagagcagagcaggaaaagTTCCCAACCCTACCATTGTTCGAAGATCAGGGGCTTTACTCCGCTTGTAAGGCACACTCTGAGAGTCCTCAAGAAGGGAATTCTCAGCATCAGACAAGTATGTCTCAGTTCTTTCCTCCTGCTGTTTACCTTTAAATCTCTCTCTAAATAGATTAAATGGCTGCTGGCCTgtggaaaggcaggaggaggagggtggtttttttactttttgatcATCTTTTATGCTAGCTCTGCTGATTTCTAATTAGTAAAGTAGATTTCCAGATCTTcagtatacatacatacatacacatacaagATTAATGCTTGTGACTGGCTTTTCTGCTTTCCATTGTATGGTGGTAAGTATTGTATAACTGtacacattattttttcttttctgagcattggctttttctttttcatacttggttaaaaagaaaacacaaaacactggTCAGACTAAGGACCTCCAAACTAAAATCAAGGAGGACAAGTTCATTGAAGGTCAGTTCAAGGAGCTTTATCATGCAGTATATATTCCACACTAGACCAAAGTGCTAGACTCTGCTTGAAACTCTGGTGCCAGGCAGTTGCCAGCGACCAGACTCAAGCACAGTGCAGCCTGTGTCTCTGGGCCACCTCTTGTAGCCCCAACATGTATCTTAAATGGAAACAGTCTTCCAGAGTTATTTAAGGCTCCTTTATGCATTGCTATTGTATTAAGTCTGAACCTGCTCTCCCATGTGTTGGAAGAAGAGCTGGAAGGTGGCTGTAGTCCATCTGACATCCAGGGATCCCACCCACATAAATGTCTTGTACCCTCTAAGCCCCCAAAGCCAGCCCCATGTCAGGGCAATGAGATCTGCCATTTTCTACTCTTGAATATATCTAATACTTTAACTTCTTTTATAAGACCGAGTGAGTAGGATGAGGTATCCCCATTAAGTTGCTATATACGATATATGATATGTTaacatattatttttatatacacaAGGTAAAGGCTTGTTTAATTTGTCCCAGCTTGAATACTGTTAGTTTCACAGCAGTTGCTCTCCTCTTTTACTGCATTTAAATATACTTCTAAAAATTATCCATCactgacttctccagcctcatgtCCCTGATCAATTTAAAACTCTCCTGGGCCAGCTCCTACCCAACAAGACCGTAATTCTCCCTCCAGCCAAATCCAACTGTGTCTCTCAAAAAAGGTTCTCTGCCTCAAACCGGTGCCTTTTGCTAGAGGGAAATAACTTTAACTTTCCATTGTTTGGTTGCCAGGGATATATGTCTACATCCACATATCTGTTTTTATATGCATTTCATTTTTCACATTGCCAAGGAAAGCTCTCAAGAGTTTGGGTGCGACCACTTGATGGCCTTGCCAATACATCACCATGTTCCCTGCAGCACAGGTAGCAGCGTGGCCTTGAGGAAATACCTCCCTGTGCTGGGTGTTAACCTCCCTGGGGATCCTGCTTGGCTGCAAATACAGACTTCACCTGTGCTTCAGCAGGTTGCTGGACCAATtcctaaaatattattatttgtcACTTGTACTATGAGCAGCTGCACTGCAAGCTTGCCCAGGCCATTCTGAAGCAAATTAAGGTGCTTTTGGGGATTATCCATCTAAATTGAAGGCCTGTCCATTTGCCTGATCTTAGAATTCCAAAGTCATGAACAGTGTGATCCCCTTCCTAGAAGTTTAGCAGCTCCCTGACAAGCTCTGCAGGGAGATGAGGGGATGGAAATATCTTGTGGTTGATTCACCAGCCTTGAAATGCAGCTTTTATTTGCTGCATTAATCCCTGCTGCCCTCACAATAAACTCTGCCTGTAAATTTTACATGTGTTATGGGTCACGCCACTGCTGAGCTTGTCTTGATGTCTCCTGGTCCTGCAGGAGCTGCCACTTGGCATTGGTGGTAGGGAGATGGAGTTCTATATCCCAAGCTCTGTTAGATGATATGTAAGGAAGAACACCTTTTAGATGAAATGAGCCttgcagcagctcctcctgctctTTGCCATAGCAGGATCTGCATTGGAGTCTCCTCACCAAGGAGGGTCGTTACACAAGGTGGATATAGCCAGTCTGGTTGCTGAGTTCTCCCCATATTCATGTCTGCTTAATACAACAGCATCAAGGACACGAGAAGGTTTTGTGCTAGACATCCCTCTAAAGTGAAGTTTTCTTCCCCTTTGCTCAGGATTAGCTGGTGGGAACGAGGAAAGAGCATTCAAATACTCTATATTTTCTGAATCTGGACATATAGATGAACTAAATATGGGCAATAGCACTCTCAGAGCAAGGTCTAATATTCACAGTTCTATAGAGCAGTGTTCTCATGTTTCTTAATACATGGTGTGCCTCTGGCTTGCAAGGATGCATGCTAGCGAGCAACACTCACACTTGCTTCTGTGTGACCTCTGTATAGTTAGTTGATGTTCAAATGCTAGAGAGAGGTTGTACTGCTTTGCTTGTCTCTCTAAATTACTACCAGCTGATCTCAAGCAATAACATAACCCCAGCATGGGGAAACGCGTCTCTTGGTATCCTTTGGGTACTTCCACCTCAAGGGgcatgtaaataagtaaatcacTGAGTTATTTCCTGGAAAGATTAATTGCCTTCTTTGTTTCCCGTTTTCCTTTCCATTCAGGTGAAAGAGCAGATGTCAACCGCATTGCAAACAAACTTGCCAAGCTTGTTACTTCTAGATCCCAGAAATTTCTGAGACTGGTCTGGCTTCAGGGTCCATCTGCGAAACGATACGATAGCGATGGCAAGGAATATGGTAAGGGTGAAGAATTTCATCCTCACCACCAATATGTCAGGTTGGGATTGCACCCTGAGGTATTTTCTCTAGACATGGTGAAGCACTTGGGACTTGTATGGTAAGATGCTGTGAAGAAGGGAGTTTGCTCTGCTGGTTCTTGCTCTGCTGCCCATGTTTTCAGGGACTGCCCTAAAAAGACCTCTATAAAGTCCTGCCAGCTACTGAAATTAAAGGGAGCATTCTTAAAAACCCAAGGAGGTGTGACatgagaaaaggaggatgaaggTAAAGGGACATAAGGTGACAGACCAGTGGGAGAAGTGGCAGGGCTGTGGACAGAGTAACACACCAGGGCTCTAATGTCAAAGACCAGTCCCTGGGGAAATAATGTCTTGGTCAATCCCTCTTTGGTGACAGAGCAACACTGCTCAGCAATGACTGTTAGAAGTCTGAACTGCTTGTCTTCCATGACGTCTACGAAGATTCAGTTTGAATGCAAGTTTTCTCAGGATTTCTGCTTACAAGAGGGATCCTGCCTTACTCGCATATTCTTGAATCCAGCAAACCCAGAGTTTGTCCTAATGAGTTGCAGAAAGTGCAACTGGTAATgatgtgaggatttttttccataattttaCAACAATTTTTGTGGGCTTCCCCTAGCTGCTCTTTTGTTCTGGCTTGTTATCAGACCTACCTCAAAGCCCAAAGAGCTGGCAGTGGGGTGTTAAAGCCCTTGCTCTTTCCCAGGTTCTTAACTGGAGCAAAACACTGGGCAAATGGAGAAATAGCATTGCTTATTCCATGCAGACTAGAGCAGAGAGCTGCTGTTCAAAGCCTGAACTTAGAACTCTCCATGAATTTGCCACAAAATAGCAGCTGTTCTCATGACTGAGTGACACAGAGGCTTTTGCTATGGTTTGATATCTGGATCCTACTGGAAGGCTGTGATATTTATGTTAATCTTTTCCTTAACAGATGAAGAAATGATAAAAACAATAGTTTCGCTGTTAAGAAAATCGGGGGACGAACTAGAAGAAATGGTAATAACTTCTGTTTTCGGGAGTTGCACAAGCTGAAGCAAGAGAGAGATGACACTTTTCTTGGGAGTGAATGTTTTGTAACCCAGTGTGCTCTGTCGCTATCCTGAATTTCTCTTTCCATATCTATGGCTTTCTGAAATCTTTGCCATTCGTGCTGAAATCTTTCTTAAGACCAGAGGACTAGCAGAGATCTCTGTTgggatggggaaggaaggcaacAAAAATGTGCATTTGAAAGAGGACTCACTAGCCTCATTCCTGTTGAGTTTCATTGCATCCTGAACACTTGACTGACTCTGAGAAACCCTTGTGTTTGCATTACGTTTAGCAGACAAGTTATTCCCAGTGGAGGGAGAAAAACGCTACAGCTTTGAGAGTTGCTGTAGGGAAACAAATCTGAGTGCATTTTGAAAGCTCCGCCCAAAAGCTATAGAAGAACCCCTGCATGAGTCCGTTAGTTGGAGTGGATGTTTTACTGGTACCCGTTCCCTTTACTCCATTCTTTAGCTGCCCCCTTCCTACAAAGGTATATTCCCACATGAAAGACACGCTTTGCTTCTGCGGCAAAGAGGTACCCAGATACAGTAAGAAGCACCACAAAGACCATgactgagcaaatggagcttctgaAGGCAGCTGTTGCCAGCACTTCTCATAACCTTGTTTTTATTGTCGTCTTCCCATCACTCCTGTACTCCCATGTGTCGTCCCCTGCAAGTGCCAATATCAacatcacatttatttttctttctctctccctgttTTTGTCATTCAAATGCaaaaaatttgaagattttttttgaggagaaaaaCATAGAGTGACCTCCAGGGCCTGAAGGAGCAGCTTTGCAGCAAGGTGTGGGGTTTGTGTGTCATCTATTGCATTCACCACCATGACTAGACTATATTGCATGCATTACCTAGAGATGTTCTCCTTTCCCAATGAgatggggcaagcaattccaacAAAAGTGGCTCAGTTTAACCAATCCTTATTTTCAGATCCAAAAGGACAGGACTTTCTATCAGCGTTTTGAAGAGATGCTGTCCTACACCTTCTTCAAAAGCATCACTGATTTGTTCCTGAAGTGTGCTGTAGCAGATTCACCAAGTCAGACAGAAAGCCAAGTACAACGTGAGAAAGTTGCCTTTACAATGGAAGTTGCCACCAGACTTAACGCTGTGGACAACCATCCTATGAACCTGGTCTTAGGCTTCGGATCAAAGTACCTCAGAGAACACTTCAAGCCATGGATTCAGGAACAGGGTGGCTGGGTACGTGTTTTGCCTCCCTTGGCTTGTGCATAGCCTGTGGCACCTTGAAACAGCACAGTTTTCACAGAACTGACAAGGGTCAGGTGCAAACCAAACTGCATATTCTTTAACACAGCATGTGTTCCAGCTAGGGAATTACTTGCTACAAGACATCTTCTCTCCTGCAAGTCCAAAAATCAATAGGAGACATTCATGGGGGGTTATTAAGTATAAAATGCTATTCCTGGCACAAACAGTCTCTCCACCACAAACAGCTGAAGGCTGGGAGAAACACCAGGAAAATTCACGCTTGCTCTGATCCTATACTTGTCCCTAGAAGTCCGCTGTTGGCAGATCCTGGTGACAGCACAGTAGTTCAGCAGGACGTACAGTCTGTCCTTATGGTGTGGCACACTTCCACTTGCCCTGCACAGAGGGGCATCTGTTGATCTTCACATTCCTCTTACAAAGTCAGTTTGCAGGGTGCTCTTTTGCCAGCAGCGGTACTGGGCTGCTGCACTTTGTAGCTCATTTACTGGCATTTGCTGGGAGGCACTTGCAATGGCAATCCTAGACCTTTTGTGCTCCATGAAGCGAGTGGAAATATTCAGGAGCTGTACAGCCTGTGCCCATTGGAATAGACAGCGTGTGAGGTCAGGAAGTCCTGCTGACAAACATACTGGCTGACCTCAGCAGATTTGAAATTAGGATGAGGGTCCTCATGGCTTTTATAATTgtagtttttctttctgtgttacaGGAGAAGGCTTTTGAGTCACTGGATGAGGAAGAAGTAGAGTAAACATGAATGAATTAATTCTCCACGGTGCGGGAGCCTTCAATTAAAGAACACACAGGATCTTACCACAATCTGATTCCAGAATGATTAGtggctatgttgggttttgttttgttttgtttttccatggaATGTTAGAGTTTTGCATGGGTAACTCTGATGGGTACAATTGCATTTTCTCAAAGCTGGTATTGATGTAGGAATGTTCTTTGGTGGATATGAAGGCACCTCCAACTCCTCTTGTGCATTCAGCTCCATGGATAGTGATTTGGGGTACCTTTCTGAGTAGAGATGCTTGCCACTACTCCTATGGATGGATATTAAAGTGCAAACTGGAGGAAAGCATCAAAGTATGCAATCAAGAACCACTTGCCTGTGATCAGCCATGAACCAAGACAAGTGCTACCAGCTTTGTGTGGTTCATAGTGGTACTATCTGTTATCAGTTCCACAGTCCCTTGTTAGAAGACACACCTGCACACTGCTATCAGtttcctctctccctctttctctcattAGATTCTCCAGAGTATTGATGCCATTTAACACTTCTGAAAGGGACTGGGTAAGGTTAATGAGGGCTTTTTACTCCAGTGCCTTCCCCATTTCTCCAAGAAAATAGACTTGATCTACCTACAGATCCTTTTAACTCAAACTCTTCTGTTTTACACCCCTTCCAAGCATAGTGCGATAGATGTTGACTTCTACAGCATTATTTTGTTCATTAACGTGGAAGATACAACTATTGTGAGAGCTTTTCAGTCCAATAGATTTAAAAGTTATCCTACTGTGTCAGTTTCCCCCCTTATTCAAAAGAAGGTCGATGCTATGTGTAATCTCAGGGATTTCTCTATAAACTGAACTGGCCATTTGGCCATTGAAAACAAGTGATCTGATTAGAATTCTGGAATCTGTATGTGTGCCACTGGAAAGAATAACAGTGCATTGTTTAGAGTAGAGGCAGATGTTGGGGAAGCTATTAATGATTTTGAGGCTTGGTTTGTGGCCCATTTAGCTGACGACTTTTGGATTGCCATCTCCCTCAAATCCTCAGTGGAGAAAGAGGGAATTCAGGACATCTGAAGCTCTAAATCCATGGCATCACTTCTGTGACTCTCCAGTACAAACAGGTAATACTTCCTGAACAGGCTCTCTGCCTCTCAGAAAGATGCTCTTCCACTACAGGTATTCCTTCCATGTGTACAAGTATGTTAACTACAAAGATTGCACGAAGAACTTATTAACAAATCATGAATTTGAATAAAAGTGATGAAAAGCATTTTAACCGGATGTGTAAAATATGCAATGCTATCAAAGATCAAGTATTTTTCTAATAAACCTTAAACTTTCAACTCATGTAGCAAAATCTGCCTCTGTTTGGACATGTATGCATGAAACAAAAAACAGAGAAGTTGGAAGCAAGTTACCTTTGTTTCCCTTCTTCAAAGGAGTTGAGAAATACTTAATATATCTCTAAGCTGTTAATCTCAGATTCCCTTAGTTTTTAAGAACATCTACTCTTTCTGATCACTTCAGATGTCCCCAGAGGGGGATGATTTGTTGGGGGCAGGCAAGCACTTACCCGAAAGTTCAAAATGTTGTTAATCTCCTTCCATCTCTTTCTCCAAAAACTTTTtcctatgaaaaaaaaagtgagatgtTCTACCCTCCCACACACTGTAGGCTGCCGCTTTATTATAAATTTGATTGGTTTCTAAAGCAGGCTTGTTAGgtaggtgtcgagggttaagattgtggggtgacaatcaaaccctggcagatgtattgttaacctcctctacacccccgcttcccccttttgcccctccctctcccctcttcccactcaggacaggcgatcgggagggaaagaaggacagagagaagagagtcggaaaagttaaagatgttttactaatgctactggtaagaatagagaaaataatacaaaatatacaaaaccagtcttgaaagtctcagcaactgcagagccagtacCTGAAGTCccggattggactctgcagccaaccggagctggattcagtctctcactaggcctcagttcccagggacaactcgcaaggtcctctcctaatgtcggccataagcagaagggatgaaaaaggcaaagaggcgagatccttgtgatctcccacttttatatgaagcattcacgtgaataggatgttatacaccgttagtcagtttcttggtcaccagtttctcgttgcccctctcgtgagatgtccatctgtgcttatcaataacttcgcatttcattgttatgtttaccaaaacatgtatctggttctccaggaaaatgcagctcatatgacaggcaaattcactaaagagaaacttggtttttaacaaaaccaggacagtaggcCTTGGCTCTGAAGAACTAGATCCAATTCCATTTTAATTAAGCTAAGACTAGACTTGGTCTGCTAGCGTACACCAGTTTGCCATTAGTTGGTCGCTAGCTTATGgaaatggcttttaaaattttctctgCTTGAATAACAGTCTGCTGTTTAGAGAGGTGCAAATTCTGTGTTTGTGAGTGTGGTTTTCCAGCTGAAGGTTTAGCAGCCCTAAACCCACAGTTGTCCCTCATCCCCAGTTTGGTACCTCAGGGCCAGTTTCATGCCAAGAGCGGAGTCAACAGCAAAATAGACTGTCTTGAATGGGAATGTGAGAACGAGCCATCCAAGAAAAGATATTcagctgttttttatttttctctgggtTGTTGAGAGGGCTTTTTTTCAGTAGCAGTAGGGGCCAGCGTAGGAAATCAGCCAAGGGAGCTGTTTCTTATTTAGCCATTCTTATATTTGTCATCCACATCAGATTTTAAGAGCAATCTACTCCTTTTATGGCCGGGATCTGTGGTAACCTCCTTGCTGGAATGATGGCTTTGGTTTATTCTAAGAGCAATCAGCAAGGCTCAGCACCAAGCTGTTGCCACTGCTGCTGCCTGGCATGAATTAACAAAGCTGTACTACTGGCTTAACCAGTCTTCATCTTGCTGTCTTCTTTTAATCTGTAGTGACTAAAGTAGCAGCAGCtaaatgtgtgtgttttgggtGTGTATGGAAGCAGAAGGGATGTTGTGAGCGAGAGTGACTGGCCATGCCTTCATTTCACGTTACTCTCTCACATGACATCTTTGCTTGTGTTTAGGAACCTTTGGTGCCAACTTGGGGTGTTACTGTAAAATATAGGGAGGTTTACTGTTAAAACAAGAAATGTTGCTTCGGATATTTCTTATTGTATATCGACCCAAGGAAGCATCATGCTATTTCTCATATCAGCAATCTTAATATTAATATGAGCTGATTTCACTGTGTGTTAAGGTTGCAATGACAAGAGTTTAGCTCTGTGCAGGTGgtgctgggttttattttttaaaggacacTAGGCCCGTCCTGCAGCTATTTGAAGGGAGTCAGTCTACTGGGGCAGCCTGTGTTAGCACCTGCGACCTAAAATGTCAGGTAAGAAGATCCCACGTGCACACACATTGCACAGAGGAGCTCTGCCCTGGCTCACAGCTGCAGTGCCCCTTGCTCCAGTGAGTAAGCAGAAGTAGTAGAAAATAGCCCGgaaccttcaccccaaaccaaacattttACTTGTCCATTACTTCCCTTTGCATGTTGTCAGAGGGatggatttttttcagcttttaggaAATGCCGGCAAATCCAGTTTTTctcaaaacaacccaaaacaaaagaaacaaacaaaaaaaaacccacaaagcaaaaaacaaccaaccaaccaacaaacctccCCCCTGCCAAACTCCTGAGGTACACGGAGGCATTCTTGCATCTTATCACATCACTTGGTCTCCTTCTTTTTAAGCTGCTTCTCCCTTCTGTCGTTCCCACGGGTGAGTAGTGTGCTACTACTACCAATACACACAGTTGAGTAGACAGAAAAGCAGCAGGTGGACAGAAAGTGAATTGCAGCGAAGCACCAAGGGGAACAGCTCAATAGACACCATTGTCTGAAAAGTGGATTTACTGCCTTTGACTTGTCTGCTGTAGAGGCTCAGGATCTGGGACAAGTTCAGGGTTAAAAGTTCAGAGCTGGGGCGTTGCTGGGTGAGTGAAGGGTAAGAACCAAGTAGAAAACATCAAAGCTGATGACCTTGCTCGTTTGTTATCTGCAGCTGTGATGTTCTTGCCAGGGATGGTGTAAATCCCAGAAGGGAGACAGAAATTCTAGCTCTGTTGCATGACACCCAGCACAGCAGGTTGTGCCATGTGATTAGGAGATGTTGTGGGATTGAAGCTACTGCGACCCATCCTAAACAACCCACAGATAAGGTTTCTCCTGTATCCTTTGACTTGCTCCACTGCATATCTGCTGCAGCCAAAGCCGAAAGCTTTTTTGCTGGGCAGATGCAGAGATTAAGCATTTTCCTTTGTGGGGTGACAGAAAAGATGGGTTGCAAAAAGATTTCTTGCTGGGGTCAGCATTTTTGTTGACTTTCACAGTAGTCCTCCCTGGGTCGCTTTTGGCAGATCCATGCCAAACATGGCTCTTACCTCTTCTCTAAGGGGAAGCTCAGGTGCTTTCCAGCCACAGCCAAGCGTGATAAACGGGAAACCAACTGAATTCATCACTGGGTGCTGAAGAGAGATGAGACTTCAGTTTTTAGAAGTCAAACACCTAAAGTGGAAC
Proteins encoded in this region:
- the BCL2L14 gene encoding apoptosis facilitator Bcl-2-like protein 14, giving the protein MSSPNDVSMEDDDRDSIEYKILMAYAQRRLSVSKYEKLLKNEANVRKSPSLISREVQIDHPRDKDGPSQRIINFRSPMMEMQSKTQLKGKSLPLYGGRAEQEKFPTLPLFEDQGLYSACKAHSESPQEGNSQHQTSERADVNRIANKLAKLVTSRSQKFLRLVWLQGPSAKRYDSDGKEYDEEMIKTIVSLLRKSGDELEEMIQKDRTFYQRFEEMLSYTFFKSITDLFLKCAVADSPSQTESQVQREKVAFTMEVATRLNAVDNHPMNLVLGFGSKYLREHFKPWIQEQGGWEKAFESLDEEEVE